A region of the Sarcophilus harrisii chromosome 3, mSarHar1.11, whole genome shotgun sequence genome:
GGTAGGGGGGGGGCGCACCCCGGAGGCCGCCAGTGCCTGCCTTAAGTGGGGGAGGCCGGGGGAGGCGGAAGGGGCAACAGATCCCTCACCAGGAAAGGCCGGGGGGGGAAAAGATAACGTCCCTGAAAGGGGAGAcccaaagaaagagggaggagggaggaagggtgggAGAGTAGGGAGAAGCGgttttaaagtcagaaaaagcTGTCAGAGTTCGGTAATGTTGGGAGGAGTACACTGGCCCAACcaccggaaaaaaaaaaaacaagactgaATCCTAACccagggaaaaactggaaaggaaaaaacccaacctTCCTTTgctgcccccccccaccccccttccccccaaacccCAGCCCTCCCTTTGGGAAAATGGAAACCCCTTAGAACCAGGGCCCAGGGCTTTCCAGGGCGACCGTGGCCGTTCCCACCCCCCTGTAACCCTGCCAATCCACCCGGCCATGCCCTGTTGGAAAGGAAAGGCGTGGGGGCCGCCAGGTGGGATCCCCAAGGATCCGCTGGATCCCCCGGGACTGGCCCCCAGCCCCAACTGCTAGGGGCCCGGGGGCCCTGGGGGTGGGGGCCAAAAGCCCCCCAGATTCCACCTCCCAGGTCCTCTCTAGGCAGTGAACCCGGAGAAAACCGTTTTAAAAGACTGACAAAAGAATGGCTTCCCACCTCCAGAGTGCTGTGATCAGTGTCACTTTACTAACAGGGGAACTTTGTTTTGTAGGACTGGGGGCTGCAGATTTTGCCAGCCTCGTTGGGCTGGTACTACCATTGTCAAGGAGCGCCCATCTTCCTTTGTCTTGGTTCTCTTGTCTATCTAGAAAGTTCTCCTTAGAATCCCTAATTCTGGTCCAGGTTCAACTCCTAaaggtctttcctgattctgAGCCCTTCTGGGGAGGCCCCTCCCAGAAATCCACCCGATTTTCTTCCCCTCTAGTTTGTATAGACTCTCCTCAAACCTGCTTCTTATCTTTTCCACTTTGCTTGTTATTGTTACTTTTTGATCAACAACCATCTAACTAAGGTGAGACTGGGCCTGTCACTCCCATCCAGAAGACACCGAGACAAAAAGCCAACAATGAATGGTTTGGGCTCAGGAGAAAGGTGTCTGCAGAGaagtggaaacaaagtagatacaaaGTAACTAAGCAGCCTCCCGAGATGTACAAAGTAATTGGAGGTGGATACATAGTATCGGGAACTCTAGGGACAGGGGTTAGGCTGGCAGATTTAACTTTCTTCACCTATTGTTTGTATAGACTCTCCTGGTACTTATCTCTTCCCCTCTGCctgtggtttttgtttgtttgttttatgctgaggcaattggggttaagtgacttgctcaggatcacacagccaggaagtgttaaggtgAACTCAAGCCTCCTAacttaggactggtgctctatcctctgccacctagctgcccctagtgtTACTttttgatcaataaacatttaattaaggTGAGATTGGGCCAGTTACTCCCATCCagatgatacaaagacaaaaaacaaatggTTTCCAGGAGAAATGGAAACACAGTAGAACCAAAGTAACTCTAAGCAGCCTGCCAGCCATACCCAAAGTAAATGGGGGTGGCTACACAGTATCCCTGAGCCCCAGGGCCTGGGGTTACCCGGGAATGTAAGCCAGGCCCAGGGGTCGCTGCTTCGGAAGCAGCTGGAGAATGAGAGCAACCCGACAAGGAAACTCTGGCAAAGCGAAAGTGGGAGAGTTGGCAGAGGACAGGGAGCAGGATGTTGCCCGAGGAACATAAGAAGGCTGGCTCGGCAGCCTGCAAAGTGCTTGGAAGCGAGCCCGGCCCAAGAAGCCTGAGAAGGGGGTGGCTGGGCCCGGGTTCCGAAGGGCCTCGGGATCCCGGCTCAGCTGGGCCATTTAAGGCTCGGCTACAGGGCGAGGGAAGGGCCCTGACCGGGACTAGGTCCAGTAGAATTGGTAAGGGAGGGGTGGGCTCTGGCCTCCTAGGACGTCCTCCTCGGGTGGGGTCCGTAGTAATGGGGTGGGGTCCCCACGGGTTAACACAGTTACTCACCAGCGCCACCCTTCCCATTATAGGGATAGGTCTTCCAGAATTGATCCTGGGGCAGAAACAGGCAGTTTAGCTCTACCCCCAGCCCTGGCAGAGCCTGCCCCCCTTGGTACCGCCCCCTCCTGGACTCCACCCCCTCCCGCAGGGACACGCCCCCTTCCCCAGTCCGGCCGGCCCAGAACTTGGGAGCGGGTCAGGCCCCACCCCTCCTCAGATCCTACCAAAAAGTTGGGGGAGCCCGCCCACACAGACCCCTCCGCACCCCAGGAGACTTTTTCTGTCTTCGGGGATGCCACGTTCTCTATAGACTGCAGGGGCCACCTACTTTCGGGCGCCCCTCCCCCATACAGAGCCTGgttgccccctcccctccccagaggGCCTACCCCtactttcccccccaccccctctttcCAAGCCCTCCAGTCACCAGAACACGCTCCCCACGCCAATATTCACTCCAGTTCGAACCTCCCAACTCAAGGCTTCAGTCACCCTGCCCTCCCACCAGGTATCCcgcccttcctcctcttctcatcAGTCCCAGCCCCAGCCATCATCCCTAAGTAAAAGGACTGACTTCTAAGGCAGTTTCCTGGTCTCTCCGGCCAGTTCCCTGACCCTAGCCCTCCCCCAGGGCCCTAGACTTAGCCCTCCCTGACTGTCACTCTAGAATAATGACCTTGAGCCAATTCTATCAGTGGCCCTCGGAGACTCTGACTCCTGGGCAGGGCAGGGTCCAGGTTTAAGTTCCAATCTGCCTCCTCCTAACTCACCGTCAGGGTCCTGTCTTCAAAGACCTCCCGGGCCTCTTCCCAGGAACATCGCTCCTCCACGCACTCCCGTTCCAAGTTCCCCGGGGTCAGAAGTTCCAAATCCCAGTGGTTTGCCCTGGGGAAGCGTCGGGGTCCTGGCCCGCTCCCCAAGAAATTCTGGGCTCTGGGGGCTCCTAAGAACACGGCTGTGGGGTCTGGGCCAGCATCAGAACCTGCAGGCAGGTACGGGCCCTGTGAATAGCGGGCCTGGGTCTCTgagttgggggaaggggtgagaggCTAACAGGCCAGCTCCAAGTAGCCGGGAGGATAAAGGCAGAGGGCCCCCTCTACTCTACTCAGAGGGTGGCGATGAGTTTGGAGATGTCTTTAGATCCCAGGAAAGAATGGGGGGAAATTACGTGTCATACCTGCCTGCCCACAATGAGAGCCGTGGCCCCAATACCCAGAATTACTCAGGGGTTCCTCTGTGTCTTAGGGTCAGGGGCCAGATTCCCGGTCGGGGGAGGGGCGGGGAACAGTCGAGTCTGGCTCAGTCcacccttcctctcttcccctgaTCCTTACTCAGACACTCACCATGATCTTTGTTCAGGCCAGGTCGGGGGGCTTGAGAGGAAGTCAGCCCAAGGTATAGCAGTAGCAGGAAGGGGAAGCCCCTCATAGCGGGGCAGAGACGAAACCTGGGGAACCCATCCACAAGGCAGAGGGGGTCACTCTCGGGATAAAGATCTTGCCTTCACTTCCCCATCTGCACCCCTGAGTAGCCCCAGGAGGAAGTCCATTCTGTCCGCTAGGGGGCCTCAGGGCCAGGGCTGAGGTGCTGGCAGGCAGCTAGACCGGGTCCGCTCCTCTGCCAACTCCCCCTCTCCACCCCCAACTCGGAATTCCCCAGCTGTGGCTCGCTGCCCAAGGGTCACACTGCGTCCCCCGCTGGAGGTCAGGCCAGACACCTGCccggcccggggggggggggggggagtgggggcTGAGGGGGCCCCTGAGTTCCTAAGGGAGCCAGGGGGGAGTTTCTAAGGGAGCTGGGGGCTGTGAAGGCCTGGGCAACAGCTGCTGAGCCCCAAAAGGCCGAGCGAGGGCTTCCCAGGGCTGCTCCTCGCAGGGAGAAGGGGAACAAGGCAGGTGCCTGAACCCCTGAGCCCTTGAGGAGTGGATGGTGGGGGGGAGCCTCGAAGGGCAGGCCCAAGGGGAGGCTTTCCTGGACAGCGACTTCCTCCCCCGACTCACCTGCCCAGAGCAGAGACCACTCAGGACCCGGGCTTTGGGGCCGGGTGGCCAGGAGGGGAGGGAGCAGGTCCCGGCTCCCAGTGGCCCTAGGTGACCAGCCCAGCTGAGAAGAGGCGGAGCCCCAGAGCTCACCTGGAAGGGGAGGGGCCCAGGTAAGGCCCAGGCGTTTAAAGGAGCCAGAGAGAAGAGACATGACCCTGGCCCTGGGCCTGAGGATGCTGAGTAAGGACAGAGGGGACGCTTCTCCCCGCCTGAGCAAGGGGAGTTGGCCAGCGCGGATAGCCCCCGGCCCTCCCtccgaccccccccccccacatacaccACCTCCACCATGGCCAGAGGAGGGAACTGAGACCCCTTCTTGGGGTCTGGGAATTGTCACCCGGCCCTTTGGGCCGCGAGTCCTGGAACCCTGAGCCAGCCATGGCCCAGAAGGCTCCCAGGTCCCGGGGGTGGGGCCGGGCCTCGCCCCGCCCCCCCTCCCTCGGAACTCGATACGGGGCCGGGGGCCTTGGGGAACGAAACGAGGAGGGGAATAAGTGGCGGATGCTCGTGAGCCGTGCGCTTCCGGGAGCGGCGGAAGTGGGCGTGCAGCCGAGGGGCGGGCTTTATCGACGTCACCGCAGCCTCACTTCCGGCTGCTTGTTGACTCAGGAACTGTTGCTGTGCAGCTGGGACCGAGCGCTTCTGTTCACGCTTGGAGATCCCGGGGTTGGGGTGGCCGGAATGCTTGGGGCCAGAGCCCCCAACGCCCGGGCTTTTGGGGAGGGGCGAGGGAGGCAGCGGGGGGCGCTCAGCCTGGAGGGTGCAGGACCCGGGGGTGGGGCGGAGCCTCCGGGCCCGAGCGGGACTGTCCGGGAGGGGGAGCGCGCCGGAAgcgggagggggggaggggtcgCCGGGCTTGCACTGGAGCCCGGCCCGGCCCCGTCGGGCTTCGCCGGACAGCTCGGGGGGCCCGGGCCCCAAAGCTCCCGCGCCGTCAGCCGGGGGCGGGGGGCAGCCCCCCGGGGGCCCCAAGTCCTGTGTGACAAGCAGCCCCTTTTTCCTGGAAGCAGCCCCTGAGCTTTCTCCCAGATAGACTTAGAGCCTGCAACATTCCTGCTCtggtaagactttgtgttccagacttttctccctccctccccccgcccaAGGCATCCGACCCAGGTTAGCCGCGCGCCGCCCGACCGTCTGTTGTGCGAGAACCGTCAGAGCCAAAGGGAACGAACCGGGTGGAACCCCGCGCTCTGCCCCACAGTCGGGCCGCGGCTCTCTCCGGCCCAGAAGAGCCGGCCCAGCGAGCTCCGCGTCCGCCTGTGGGATGTTCTCCGGTCCCGCCCCCCTCCCTGGGCAGCAGTTCCTGGCGTCCCTCCCGCCGGTCCCCTCTCCGAACCCAGGGCTGCTCTTCCCAGACAAGTGGAGCAGGAGATGCCCGAGAAGCTGGAAAGACGCAGCTGATGCCCGGGGAAGGGGGCGGGGCCAGGAGAACTCGGACGTGGCGGCCACAGGGTTAGAGGGTGCTCAGTTCTGGGGGACGCGGCTCTGGGCAGCAGTGAGATGATTCGGGCCAGGTCCGATGATCTCGTGCTGGAGAGTCATTCTTTCCCAGAGAAAACTTGTGGGGACTGGGAGGGGGGAAAGGTTTTCcactttttccttctgttttgttgttttttgttttttctttttaactttctgtttgtcttctctctgttttctctcttgccccttctgtctctttttctgtctctcttgtgtGTCTGTTCCTTGTGTGTGTTCTCTCTCTTgtttcctctctgtgtctctttttgttttatctctcttttctgtcttttgtctctgtgtccttgttctctgtttctctgtgtctctctctttgtgtctctctctatctcttttctctgtctctctctgtgtgtctctctgtttctctctgtgtctctctttgtgtctctctctgtctctctttctctgtctctgtgtgtctctgtgtctgtctctctctctctgtctctctctttctctcgctctcattggtttgatttgatttggtttttcttgtgccacACGATAATTGAATAAGGACATATGCATCtcttgggtttaacatatattggagtgctcgccatctaggggaggacgtgggggaaaggagggaaaattggaacacaaggttttgcaagggtgaatgttgaagaatAATCCGCTCacatgtttggaaaataaaaagctttcattaaaaaaaataataataataatactccataaccttcctataccataacattcattcCCCAACAGACAGtgtccactcactttccagtttcttgcccctacagAAACACGtgcacatgtggctccctttccctccttcgtGACTTCTTTGGGTTACAAGCCCAGTaaaaatactgctgggtcaaaggctaaAGCAGTTCACTTTTTAGAATGATGATAATTCAAGGTATGCTAGTGTGGAATGGGCTGCTGTGGAAAAGAGAACACGTGGGGTCTTTGAGCAGAGTCCCCGAGCCACCCCCTTTTGTTGCCACATCTGACTTTCAGTGAGCCCAGttagcattttcttggcaaagatactggatatcttttttttcaaagattgtggtttgccatttcctcctcaaGATTggtttacagaggaggaaactgaggtatacaatgaaatgatttgcctagggtcacccagctagcaggtgcctgaagccagatttgaactctggaagatgagagCTTAGAGGCCTGAAAAGCAACATGAGTAAATGACTTCCTAGTATTTATGTCCTGGGCTTCCTCCTTTCATTTATAAGCACTTGTTGCCTACTTGCTCTGTGCTGGGTGATGGGAGGAGACAGAATGTTTACAAGAGGCAGGTTCCCTGCCCCAGACTTCACATCTGGAAGTGTGGCCCACACCACCATGTCCAGGAGCGTCGGGTTCTCTGCAGTTTGAGAGGCCTGCTGTTgccttggggtgggggtgggggggtttgAGCTGGGTTTTCCCAGAACCTCTGAGGTTCTGATTTGGAAAGAGTCCCAGTGGCTGTCTGGCAGCTACTTCGGCTTTAGGGTCCCCAAGGAGGGTGAGCCCACCTTCCCCAAGGAGTCCCAGCTCACTCCTGACCAGCTTCAGCTTAAGAGCTGTCTCTTGCTGCTCGTCCAAAATCAGCATCTCgcgtcaccccccccccccaaaaaaaaatgcagcaaCCTGCGGAGAAATCCGATCACAGGGCTTCCTGCGCAGTTGCCCGTCACATCCTGAAGGCAGCGCTCGTGGGCCTGTGGGGCCCCAGAGCCTCCCGGGGGGCTCAGATCGCTGTCTGGGAAGCCCTTTTCTGGCCACTCTCAAGCTAGCACGGTGTTGGCAGGAGACAGGGGAAGAGACTGCGCACAGGGAAGGGAACGAGCCTGCAGGCCTCCAGGGAGGGAAGGCCGAGGGGTTTTGGAGGCTCATCATGTAGAAGGGAGCCCAGGAGATCAGGGACCCCTTGGGCAGTGACTTTGCCAGCCGGCCGTCATTCGTCCAGGACAGGGTGGGAAGGTAGCGCCTGCCAAGGCCCAGCTCCACTGGCTCTCGCCGTTGGGGAACCTGGGCCGTCCGGTGCAGCCGTCCAAAGGGGCCCCTTAGTGGCCACAGCCTCACCTTGCTA
Encoded here:
- the PRRG2 gene encoding transmembrane gamma-carboxyglutamic acid protein 2, with the protein product MRGFPFLLLLYLGLTSSQAPRPGLNKDHGSDAGPDPTAVFLGAPRAQNFLGSGPGPRRFPRANHWDLELLTPGNLERECVEERCSWEEAREVFEDRTLTDQFWKTYPYNGKGGAGHGRVDWQGYRGVGTATVALESPGPWF